Proteins co-encoded in one Oreochromis aureus strain Israel breed Guangdong linkage group 3, ZZ_aureus, whole genome shotgun sequence genomic window:
- the LOC120437604 gene encoding coxsackievirus and adenovirus receptor-like, which yields MFAVITSLCSTLMFAVFVSADQEIITAESGQNVTLTCRASNNIIAVNWSRADLGTKYVLFYRDERFFPDDQHPSFKNRVDLQDRQMKDGDVSLILKNVTINDTGTYECRVAQKEPNQEISSLKLISSIYLHVDPPGHTGPSAGVIVGVIIGLIVAARFFIYRHIKNRNLI from the exons ATGTTTGCTGTAATTACGTCACTCTGCTCCACTTTGATGTTTGCCGTGTtcgtctctgcag accaggaaatcatcacagctgagtctggacagaacgtcactctgacatgtcgagcttcAAACAACATTATAGCAGTAAactggagcagagctgacctgggaaCAAAATATGTCCTTTTTTACCGGGATGAGCGTTTTTTTCCAGAcgaccagcatccatctttcaagaaccgggtggatctgcaggacagacagatgaaagatggagacgtgtctctgattctgaagaatgtgacgattaatgacactggaacatacgagtgtcgaGTTGCCCAAAAAGAACCAAACCAAGAGATATCCAGTTTGAAGCTCATCAGCAGCATCTACCTtcatgttgatcctccag GTCACACAGGACCATCTGCTGGAGTGATTGTTGGAGTGATCATCGGTCTGATTGTTGCTGCTCGATTCTTCATCTACAGACATATAAAGAACAGAAATTTAATTTAA